In the Malaclemys terrapin pileata isolate rMalTer1 chromosome 3, rMalTer1.hap1, whole genome shotgun sequence genome, CAGACAGGATAACCACCTGTGACTTGTTTTTCCTGTGTGCCGCTTTCCCTGTTGACGTCACATCTCTTGGTTAACGTTTGACTGTGTATGTAAAATGAGCAACTGTTGTGTTAGATCACGCTGCTTAATCTACATCCCAACAGAGAAATACACATTTCTTACTTCCTGTCGTATGGAAAACCCGTTCTTCGTCTTTGCTGGTGACTGATACCTTGATGCAGACTTTAGAACATATGTCCTGTATATATTCAAATTCCTCGCATAGTATATCTATATACATCTCTAACTGATGACGAGGACAGGTCTGTTCTGCtctagattgcttggtaagctgggtgcaaacaaacaatgtgcgttttaatacggctaaatgtaaatgtaaccATCTAGAAACAAAGACGGAGGCCGTACTTCCAGGATGAAATCAATGACtcggaaaaagatttgggggagggggatggaaccAGCTGAagctgagctcccagtgtgacccaggggccaaaagagctcatgtgatcctgggatgcataaaacaGGAGAATCTCtagcaggagcagagaggttattttctctctgtatttggcactggtgcgactgctgctggaatcctgcgtCCAGTGCTGTGCCCACcgttcaagaaggaggttgatacattaaagagggttcagagaagagccacgagactcattaaagggttagaaacctgccctacagtgatagactcaaagagcttaatCCCCGGGGAACAAATATCtgacaatgggctcttcagtgtagcagacaaaggtctaacaggatccaatggctggaagttgaagctagaccgattcagactggaaataagacgtaCATTTTTTACATGGTGGAtaattacccattggaacaatttcccaaggaccgtggtggattcgccatcactgaccatttttaaatcaagactggctgttgctctagttcaaacaggaattctttgggggaaggtctgtgctatccaggaggtcagacgagatgatcacttTGGTCTCTTTGCCCTTGGGATCTGCGAATCGCCGAGAGCGTGGTCGTACTGTGAggggaagagccagaggagagcCAGAGGTTACGAAGaagagaagggtggggatgagggTGGGCGCGAGGGAGCTCAGGAGATGAGATGGGATGGGCTCACTGGGGCAAGTGGCGGTGTTATAGGAGGAGAGTGGATGAAAAATTTCTGCATCTGTCCCAGGAGAAGGAAGCGAGAGTTGTAGGAGAACCGATGGGTCaaccaatgaaatgaataggcagcagatttaaaccaAACATAGGGAAGTATTtctcacacaacgcacagtcggcctgtggaactcattgccaagggacattgtgaaggccaaaagtacactgggttcaaaaaagatgcTTTAGGCACAACAAATCCTGCCTCTTGGTGGGGgcgttagactagatgacccttgcggtcccttcttaCCCTCtggtcctatgattctaagaattAGATAtattcctggaggacaggtccaatggttattagccaagatggtcagggatgcaactgcatgctctgggtgtcccttgcctctgacagccagagggagaatactggtctagatggcCCATTGGGCTGACCCAGCTACGTTCTTCCGAGGGGCGGAGGGAAGTCAAGTTGCAGTTTGTCAgttttctcttggaagaaatggagggaggggaggtttgAACAGCAAGAGACTTGCAGCCATGCTGCAGAAAGCGAACGTGTGGCTGGTGTGGGCCACGTGTGCCCAGGGCAACCACGCGGGGACACAGGGGGTCTCGTATCTTCCTCACAGGCCACTGACCTGCACCCAGCCGACATCAACGGGAAAGCCGATCCCTATATCGCCATCAAGCTGGGCAAGACGGACATCAAAGACAAGGAGAACTACATCTCCAAGCAGCTCAACCCCATCTTCGGGAAGTAAGGCACTGCAGCGTTATTGTGGCACTCAGTGGCCACAGCTGAGATTGCTGGGCGAGGGGTAGTTCGGACACATAgtgggagacagtccctgccctgaagagagcaagcaggggcaggaagagagcCCAGGACACCTGAGCGCTAGCCCAGTGCTCTAGCACTGGCCCATCCTGCCAGATTGTCTCCAGTCCTGGCCAGCGCCTTCAGAGGGAGGCAGAGAACCGGGTCttggcagccagggaggctggagTATAAAGCCTAGGTAGAAGAGGAGCAGGAGCGCAGAAGCACTGAGAAGGTCGCTGCGGTCAGCTGCTGGGGGACGCTGAGGGATGGGAGATTTCCAGTCCTGCGGCACGGACCCAATGGAGATCAAGGCCCTGTTGTGCTCGGTGCTAGCCAAAGCCAAAGTGAGAGACAATCCCTTTGCAAAGGAGCTTGTGATCGAAACAAGCAGAGGGACAAAGGCAGGCTTGGCGTCCCCATTTCGTCCAGcgctgggtttacaatggtgccgCTGACGCTgggcccacactcagaaggggcACCAGTGCCCAGACtgtagccctgcccccactcagcctctccgccccctccctgccttgcccccccgctcgctcctctcctccccgcctTGCCCCCCCGCTcgctcctctcctccccgcctTGCTCCCCCGCTcgctcctctcctccccgcctTGCCCCCCGCTcgctcctctcctccccgcctTGCCCCCCcgctcgctcctcccctccccgccttgcccccccgctcgctcctctcctcccccgctcTTCTGTTCTCTGTCCTCCCCGTTCCCCAGGTCGTTCGACATTGAGGCCACCTGCCCCATGGAGTCCCTGCTGACGGTGGCCGCGTACGACTGGGACCTGGTGGGCTCTGACGACCTGATCGCGGAGACCAAGATCGACCTGGAGAAACGATACTACAGCAAGCACCGGGCCACCTGTGGCATCTCACAGACCTCCTCCCCGTACGGAAACACCTCCCGCCCCAGTGCCCCGACTGCGTGGGAATGAACCTGCCCCCGGGCCTATacccgccccccagcccagcagggcaCGTGGAAACGCTGTGTGCCACTTACCCCCGGGCCTGTCTGCGCCTGTGTGGGGCACCCCACGTGGAATAGCAGGAatgcagggcaggatcaggggcatcagcagagggTGCATAGGCACTCCATGAGGGGACACGtaaggccaggcctgaggggcaTTGGCCAGAACTTGATGgggaagcccaggactggggcgcaGGGGGccgtgggtcaggactgaggggcaccagcagagctacGTGTGGGGAACCCAGGGCAGGGACCGCAAGGGGCGCAgttcgggattgaggggcaccagcagagctacGTGTGGGGAACCCAGGGCAGGGACCGCAAGGGGCGCAgttcgggactgaggggcaccggcagagctacgTGTGGGGAACCCAGGGCAGGGACCGCAAGGGGCGCAgttcgggactgaggggcaccggcagagctacgTGTGGGGAACCCAGGGCAGGGACCGCAAGGGGCGCAgttcgggattgaggggcaccggcagagctacgTGTGGGGAACCCAGGGCAGGGACCGCAAGGGGCGCAgttcgggattgaggggcaccggcagagctacgTGTGGGGAACCCAGGGCAGGGACCGCAAGGGGCGCAgttcgggattgaggggcaccggcagagctacgTGTGGGGAACCCAGGGCAGGGACCGCAAGGGGCGCAgttcgggattgaggggcaccggcagagctacgTGTGGGGAACCCAGGGCAGGGACCGCAAGGGGCGCAgttcgggattgaggggcaccggcagagctacgTGTGGGGAACCCAGGGCAGGGACCGCAAGGGGCGCAgttcgggattgaggggcaccggcagagctacgTGTGGGGAACCCAGGGCAGGGATCGCAAGGGGCGCAgttcgggattgaggggcaccggcagagctacgTGTGGGGAACCCAGGGCAGGGATCGCAAGGGGCGCAgttcgggattgaggggcaccggcagagctacgTGTGGGGAACCCAGGGCAGGGATCGCAAGGGGCGCAgttcgggattgaggggcaccggcagagctacgTGTGGGGAACCCAGGGCAGGGATCGCAAGGGGCGCAgttcgggattgaggggcaccggcagagctacgTGTGGGGAACCCAGGGCAGGGATCGCAAGGGGCGCAgttcgggactgaggggcaccggcagagctaagTGTGGGGAACCCAGGGCAGGGACCGCAAGGGGCGCAgttcgggattgaggggcaccagcagatccatgtgtggggagctcagggctgggagagcgGGGGACATTGGTCTGCACAGTCCCTTCCCATATGATTCCCGGCTCCAGCCGCTGTGATTCCACCTTCCTCCCAGCcccgggggagcggggccggcCCCTTCTCCCTGGGCGAGTTGGAATCAGTGGGATCCGCAGCGGCtgtccctgaccccagccctttCTTCACAGCCACGGCTACAACCTGTGGCGAGACCCCGGGAGGCCCACACAGATCCTCGCCAAGCTGTGCAGAGACGGCAAGGTGGACAGGCCCCACTACGGCCCCGGAGGGCGGGTGAAAGTCGCCAACCGGGTCTTCACCGGCCCCAGGGAGATGGAGGATGAAAACGGTAATGGGGCCGAGGGTGCggccctccccctgctgcccgtCAGCTGGCTGGAACTGGCTATGTGGAAAGTAGCCGCAGTGTCTGATCTGGGGCAGCAGCGCGGCTGGTCCTGTGCCGGGGGGTTTCTCTGCAGCTACCCCCTGGCCGGTCCTTGCAGACACCTACGCACACCTCCCCCGCTATgggcaccccacacacacatcaggCCAGGCAAGGAGCGTGCCAGCAAATCGAGCGCCTGCTTTGCAATGGGGAGACGGAGGGTGTGGGTCGGCCTGCTCTGGccgggcagggggcactgggaggggcctgacccaaagccccctgaagtcaatggaggtgaGACAGCCCATGCTCCTTGGCCCTGCCCAGCGGGGGGTTGGTGTTCTCCTGCCTCGGGCTGGCAGCGGGGAGCGTGGCCCAGCTCAGCGCTCGCTCTGCGCACACAGGTCAGAAGAAGCAGACGGACGAGCACCTGGCCCTGGCAGTGCTGCGCCACTGGGAGGAGATCCCCCGTGTGGGCTGCAAACTCGTCCCGGAGCACGTGGAGACGCGGCCGCTGCTGAATCCCGAGAAGCCTGGCATCGAACAGGTACCGCCCGCCCGCCTGGCATCGGGGTCACCGGCTCGGTGCTGGGGGGGATGGCGAGGTGAACGCAGCACCCCTGTCTGGCCCTCGGGACCGCCAGCTCTGCTGAGCCTCATGGGTTCCCACGTGCAAGGCAGATCCAAGGCCATATGGACcggccccatcccatccccccaggTGGAGAATCCTGCAGGGGAAGCCCCTTCCCACAAAAAATCACCCCTGGGGAGCAATAATAGCAATGATCTCTGCCTCCCaggtcccctccccctttccataCTTCCCCACGTCCCCGTTCCCTTGGGCTCCCCAAGCCCACAGCTGTAGGTCTGTGGCTGCCTTTGTCATGCCTGGACCCTGTTCTCTACCCTCATGCGCTTGTTTCCCCTCCAGCTCCACCCTGCATCCCCGCCCCGTGGCCACGCCTCTCCCCGCCCTTCCCACCGTACCCCACGTCTCCTCGGTACCCCATCTATTGCCTCTCATCTACTCCCCGGGCAGGCGACActctgtggggggctggggggcagctgaGCCCCCGAGCTGGCAACGTTCTCTGCCAACACGGCCTGCCACGGCCTTGTCGCTGTGCAACTGTCACCTtcaggctgctgctgccaggcGGGAGGGGAAGGAccccaggaaagggaggggaggacaCAGCAGGGGGAGCTAACTCGGTCTCCCCAACGTTGCAGGACCGGCTGGAGATGTGGGTGGACATGTTCCCCATGGATATGCCGGCACCTGGCCCCGCCATCGACATCTCTCCCAGGAAGCTGAAGAGGTAATGAACCGAGTGGTCGCCTGGGACCAGCCCACACCCCACATCGGTCGCCCCTCATGCTGCCCCTAATGGGAGGTTTCCGGGTCTGCCTTAGCACTCCTAAGCAGCCTGCTGGTTTGGGCTGAGATCTATAGGAAACCCTCGGCTGGATggagccctcccctgccccgcgaGGAGCGATCCCTCCAGCCCATGCTCCTGGCCCCTTGATTTGGGCGGTGGCTGGGAGTCGGGGTGTGACGTCCTCCGTCTCCTGCTCCCGCCGGCTGCCCACAGGGAGGCAGCGCACAGGGTCCCAACCAGGCACCGAGGCGGAGTTAGCGCCTGCAGGGCCTTGAACTTCCGTGGTCGCAGAGAtaagggcctgatctgaagcccagtgaaatcaatgaggcTCCTTCCACTGGCACTGGGCCAGGTCTACCAGGGGAGCAGGAGAGATCAGGACCAGGGCGTGATCCGGCCGCGGGAGGGGACAgagaggctgggcagggagggcgATGGAGGAACCGGCGCTCAGCAGCACGCCGGGAACCGGTGCTGGGCCCTTCTCGCCATGGCCGGGGCAGGGAAGGTGTTCAACAGCTTCCAGCACCAAAGCGCCTTCTGCTCGCCCGATGCCGGGGCCCTGCCGTCTGTTCCCGATCGCGACTAGTGGCCAGGGCCAGACCGGAGTGATGGGAAACACCTGGCAAAGCCCCCGCCCTCTCTGTGCCCGCATGTGGGGGTGAATGTGCCCGGCCTGCACGTGAGCCAGAGATTGCGGCTCGAGCCAGGCCAGCGTTTTAACAACCCCGCGAGCCCCCGTCCATCAGCGACgaggctgcagccctgggggcGTCGCAGCCCAGGGCGTGATGCGTATTATCATCAGCTGGGGTGGGTCAGCATCCCTGGCAGGGAACCGTGGCAAGGAGCCACCCCAGGTCACACCTGCTGGAGCCCTAAACTATTCGTTATGAATCTGTTACTCAGCAGCGTGCTGGGGCCTCGGCTGGGCCCTGCCCGAATGCGCCTACAGGAGAGGGGGCTCCCTAGGTAGGAAACCCACAGCCCGACCTAGGGGACATGGGCGctggctgctcccagctccccggaccccagctgggccctggggcagggctgtgctggaACATCTGGGCTGCCGGGACGCTGGTTTGAGCAGAGAGGggaaattctgctcccattggccccgGGGCAGCCCCAGGGACTTCACCTGAATTCTGCGCCGGTGAATTTTGTGGGCCCAGGTGCCAGCAGCTATTGCAGCAACCGgctgccctgctccagcccccaagctgggagcAAGCTGACCAAGGCCAGGAGCGGGCTGTTTGCCCAGGTCCCCCGGCCGGCGGCCAGCGGGACGTCAGATTAGCTGACCCTAACGGCTCCTTCTGGTCTGAAACAGCCTagaggcccaggactgggctGCCACGAAGCTCACGGCTGAGCCCTCCTCTTGGGCCAGCACCGTGGCTCCCCCCAGGAGAGGGGTTCTGTCCCGGGGAGCCGATCCCAGCGCCCCACCGGCTCTGTGCCGTTCTGCCCCGGCTTTCCCCGCCGGCCTCGCCTCACCTCCTTGTCTCCCTTCCAGATATGAGCTTCGAGTGATAATGTGGAACACGGATGAGGTAATCCTGGAGGACGATGAGTTCTTCACTGGGGAGAAATCCAGTGACATTTTTGTCAGGGGGTAGGTACAGCGCGGCGCCGGCACCTCGCTCCGGGATCCTGCTGGCGCTTGGTGTGGGGGCCGTGGGGCTGACTAACAGACATTCTGCTTCTTCGTTttgcctctgtgtgtgtctcccccccacaccccctttgcCGTGTCTGTTCCACGCCCGGTGTGGCTGTCCCTGTGTTCCCGCCCCGCCGGTCGCCGAGCTATGAGCTGCGGGTGGTGATCTGGGACACAAACGAGGTGCTGCTGGAGGATGATGCGTTCATGAGAGGAGAGAAGATGTCTGACATCTATGTCAGGGGGTAACGGACGaggcccccctcccctgcgggCCGTGCAGAGGGACACACGCGCCCGCTCAACCTGTCCCGAGTGTTGCTGGTGTTCCTCGCTGCCCCTCGGGAGCACCCCACCCAAACCCAGAGCGTGGGGATCTGGGGGGATCAGCCTGGCCCGTGGCGTGCACGTGGAGCTCAGgctacggggctgtttaattggggtgtagctgatccaccaggctctgggaccccacgAGCGGGCAGCATGTGTCACCACAGATCAGGGCAGTGCAAGCTTAGAATTGCCTTGGGATGGGGCTTCCCAGGGCGTTCTCCATCATTCTCCATCGCACTCACACAGGCCCGGGGGCGAGGGGTTGTTGCTGTTAGCTTCAAGCCAGGCAAATAGTTAGTGTGTAGATTTCTTTTCCCATCTTTGAATGGGGAATGCCCCCCATCCCGGCCACCGCTCTGCATGGACCCCTCCCCGCTGAGCCCTCTGCACGGGGCTGGGCTTTCACGCCACTAGTCTGCAGGGAGGGGTCCCCGGGATAATGGGGACACGTGGCATTGGGCAGGGGCGTGGGGGCTGGGTACAGATTTTGCAAGGGCTGCTgatgggtgcagggcagaaggggcCGCTTGGGTCGCTGAGAAAGTTTTGGGGGGTCGTGGTGGCTAATCAGCTGAGATGCTGAGGCCAAAGCCCTAACGCACGCCCGGGCTGCAGAACTGGGGACTCTGGAGTAGGAGCCGAGAGGTGATTTTGTGTCTGTGTTTGGCACCGGTGGAACCACGGCTGGAATCCTGGGTCCAGTGCTGGTGGATTCGCTggtcaaggaggatgttgatacattggagaggggcagagaagagccacgggaatgattaaaggattcgaGAACCTGCCTGATCgtaacagactcaaggagctcgatctCTTTAGCTTAACCAAGCGAAGGTTACGGGGTGCCGTGAGCCCAGCCGCTACCCGGGAGCACAGATTGAATCACGGGCGCTTTAGTCCAGCCGAGAAAGGGCTAACAGGAGCCCATGGCTGCAAGCTACAGCTAGGCAAAGTCAGACAGGAACTCAGGCGTCGGTTTTCAGtcatgagggtaattaaccatgggaacaattgCCCGAGGcgcgtggtggattctccagccctGGCGAGTTTTAAGTCACGGTTGGATGTTTCTAAAGGAGCCGCTGCAGTTAGCCAGGAGGTCAAATGAGATGATCACACTGGGCCCCTGGGCCCAGTGACTCTGCAAACccgccctgcccacagccccctggTGCCCCTCTGGGCCAAGCAGgcagtccacacacacacacacacacacacacaccttcctcaatcccatccccctcctcctcgTCATGTCCCATTGGATCACCCAGCTTCTCCCATCCCTCCTGggtgtgtggaccctgctggcccTTCCAGAGAGGCATTGGGGCCCTGCCCTTATTGGTCACCTGGTGAGCTCCACGCAATCTGCCCATTAGTCGAGTCTCCCAACCCACTGCTGCGGTCGTTGCTCccctgttttgtgtgtgtctctctggcCCGCATGCTGCAGCTGAGGGTCTGTCTCGGcacgggggaaggggggagtgtCTGGTTGTCCCGTTGCTCCCCGTGAGCAGCCCCGTCCCACTGCCCGACTGCCTGGTCCCTGCAGGTGGCTGAAGGGCCAGCAAGAGGACAAGCAGGACACGGACGTGCACTACCACTCGCTCACGGGCGAGGGCAACTTCAACTGGCGCTACGTCTTCCCCTTCGACTACCTGATGGCGGAGGAGAAGATCGTCATCTCCAAGAAGGAGTCCATGTTCTCCTGGGACGAGACCGAGTACAAGATCCCGGCTCGCCTCACCCTGCAAGTCTGGGACGCCGACCACTTCTCTGCTGACGACTTCCTTGGTGCGTAGGTGAAGGGGGCAAGGGGGTGACGCACTGCCAGGCCTGGGCACGAGGCTgcggtggggcagggagagccacCCAGGCGTGCAGCACCAGGTTGGCATCTGGGGATCCACTCTGGGTGCTGTCCACGGCCGGGGAGGCAAGGCTGGCGGGAGAGGGCGAGAGgatagagagaaggggggcggccccAGGTGAGAACCTGGTggtcagggagggagaagaagccaCCAGAGGAGATGCTGATCTATCAAGGCAGGGGAGACCCCCAGGagctcagaggggagggagagcaggagaTGAGAGGTCCAAGGGACCGGCTGGCTCAAGCTCCTCTGGCACTTTCCATGAGGCTCAGGGTGTTGGCCCTGGAGCGGCAGCTCCGTGCACCCGGCGGCAGTGCCAGCACGCTGGGACGGCTGCTGTTGTTTCTCCCTGGCAGGGGCGATCGAGCTGGACCTGAACCCGCGCGGCGCCAAGACGGCGAAGCAGTGCAGCATGGACATGGTGACCAACGAGGGCGACCTGCCCCTGGTCTCCATCTTCAAGCAGAAGAGGGTGAAGGGCTGGTGGCCCTTCGTGGCCCGGAATGAGAACGACGAGCCGGAGCTCACGGTGAGGATGCCGGGGCGAGGGGCACTGCTGAATACAGCACCGCAGTGTGGGCCCGGCCTCAGTCACCAGCAggaagggcactggcagagctgggcgtgGGGGGCCCAGGACCAGgccagcaggggggctgcaggacagAAGTGATGGGTGACTCATTCCCATCAGAGGTTGGGCTCCACAGGGCTGGAGACTTTGGGCTCCTTCTCTGACCATGCGGCTCTCGGGGCTGGGTGCTCTGCCCAGCCGGGTGGCAGGTGCAGGCGGAGCAGCCGATCAGACGCTGCCGGTCCCAGCTGTAGCCGGGAAGTGCAGAGCCAGGTGGAGCTGAGGGAGATCGGAGAGAACCAGAGGGAGCCCGACCCGCACTGCCTGGCCCTGGGCACACCCCTGGCTCCGTTCTCTGGCGCTGGTAGATCCTGGGAGCGGTGAGACCGttcctcagggtgggggggttaCGGTCACCCCCGCCAGCTCAGGTGATGTGCGCTGGGAGG is a window encoding:
- the LOC128834317 gene encoding otoferlin-like yields the protein PSYVLPRGGGKSSCSLSVFSWKKWREGRFEQQETCSHAAESERVAGVGHVCPGQPRGDTGGLVSSSQATDLHPADINGKADPYIAIKLGKTDIKDKENYISKQLNPIFGKSFDIEATCPMESLLTVAAYDWDLVGSDDLIAETKIDLEKRYYSKHRATCGISQTSSPHGYNLWRDPGRPTQILAKLCRDGKVDRPHYGPGGRVKVANRVFTGPREMEDENGQKKQTDEHLALAVLRHWEEIPRVGCKLVPEHVETRPLLNPEKPGIEQDRLEMWVDMFPMDMPAPGPAIDISPRKLKRYELRVIMWNTDEVILEDDEFFTGEKSSDIFVRGWLKGQQEDKQDTDVHYHSLTGEGNFNWRYVFPFDYLMAEEKIVISKKESMFSWDETEYKIPARLTLQVWDADHFSADDFLGAIELDLNPRGAKTAKQCSMDMVTNEGDLPLVSIFKQKRVKGWWPFVARNENDEPELTGKVEAELHLLTAEEEEKSPAGLACNEPDPLEKPK